Proteins encoded together in one Telopea speciosissima isolate NSW1024214 ecotype Mountain lineage chromosome 6, Tspe_v1, whole genome shotgun sequence window:
- the LOC122665532 gene encoding uncharacterized protein LOC122665532: MERFKKLHPATFSRIGPEAMEPERWINALEKAFAVLECTDAQKLICVGYQLQNEAEAWWKSTRPNLEATHPNPTWEQFKEVFFKNYFSESFRDKKEAEFSALVQGSKTVLDYQQQFEDLSHFAPEHMKGEASKTKKFEKGLKLEIGSILSVMDIQTYAQMVDKAKTIEDRLNEGTTVLTGLGKGLNTFQNLEWPNETF; the protein is encoded by the coding sequence atggagaggttcaagaaacttcatCCGGCCACTTTTTCCAGGATTGGCCCGGAGGCGATGGAACCGGAGAGATGGATTAATGCTTTGGAAAAAGCCTTCGCTGTATTAGAATGTACCGATGCCCAAAAGTTGATATGCGTCGGGTACCAGttgcagaatgaggctgaagcatggtggaagtcgACGCGACCAAATTTGGAGGCGACTCATCCCAACCCCACTTGGGAGCAGTTCAAGGAAGTCttttttaagaattatttttcTGAGAGTTTCAGAGAtaagaaggaagctgaattctctgCCCTCGTACAAGGATCGAAGACAGTGTTAGATTACCAACAGCAGTTTGAGGATTTGTCCCATTTTGCACcagaacatatgaagggggaGGCTAGCAAaacgaagaaatttgaaaaggggCTCAAGCTTGAGATCGGGTCCATCCTGTCAGTCATGGATATTCAAACCTATGCACAGATGGTCGATAAAGCCAAGACGATAGAGGATAGACTGAATGAGGGGACCACAGTATTAACGGGGCTAGGTAAGGGGCTTAATACCTTCCAAAATTTAGAGTGGCCCAACGAGACCTTCTAA